The following coding sequences are from one Collimonas arenae window:
- a CDS encoding pilus assembly protein, whose product MLRTTVSRPLSPGRLVKLAAHCICLGMAAVSGVAMAEIAQSPLFLPVPPPPNIMYMLDNSGSMVWGTVTGTDATAEFNAARSQRSYYSSAWNQIYYNPATTYTPAVKDNGTSMGNASTGKTIIDPYLAVSKTLPNSIDSVCYYDSTYTLPLFVASTTASNYFASNSNCKAQSQTNKNALAQYAFYYNWVGSGTPTGVTNEDNDNYYKRVDILSSRNSYPKAASRTDCAAASTCTYAEEIQNFANWFSYYRTRILLTKTSLGIAFSGINDRFRVGFATINDNSSNTNSSAANFVPLSTFSASQKTAWYAKLYAINPGGGTPLINALNQVGQYYMGNGMAGAAKSTPDPIQLKCQANYTILATDGYWNGTVPSTIGNMDSKVPALPAPVSHDPVSGTALTPGDPFPPPFYEGKTANSNSLADTAMKYWITDVGVRGSNGGTVGKINATSTDPATWQHMTTHTIGLGANGTLDYQSDYKTATSGHYVDIKNGSRNWPAPKADSAEAIDDLWHAAVNGHGSYFSAKNPKSLQDGLNSILAEIGKATGSGGNAAVSGEAGQATNAIYYVPSFDSGSWTGHLNARPANPDGSIGDVSKWDAATLLPDYTKRNIVTWNPSTSSAKTFIWENLTSGANSQQAALVSANVVDYIKGSSAMEKASNGAGTGIFRYRQNKLGDIVNSNPLYVQKNDFGYSALPASIAGSSTYAAFLTTKAARKGMIYVGANDGMLHGFDSDGVEKFAFIPNSVYPNLKTLSDLNYGHHYFVDGPLAEGDAYIKGGWKNVLLGSTGAGAQSVFAIDVTTPGSLDEKSVLWEYNHSATDTDMGNVLGAPAVVLLANNKWAAIFGNGYNSVSGRAVLYLVDVETGVLIKKIDTGVGSVASPNGLSAPALLFNASRQVVAAYAGDLQGNLWKFDLSSASDTAQWAGSSLFIAKDGSSTPIAQPIVQTPVIAPHPLGGYLVMFGTGKYFETADLGNTNTQSVYGIWDKPGADAVTGRSQLQVQTLTAVYSAEGQSLGRTLSSNPVAWGTKRGWYIDYLTSGERTVGTLHILNDVILLNTSLTPNTADPCAGGGSSQTLGRIF is encoded by the coding sequence ATGTTGAGAACAACCGTATCGCGACCGCTGTCGCCTGGCCGCCTGGTCAAGCTGGCCGCCCATTGTATCTGCCTGGGAATGGCGGCAGTATCAGGCGTGGCGATGGCCGAAATAGCGCAATCGCCGCTGTTCCTGCCGGTGCCACCGCCACCCAACATCATGTACATGCTGGACAATTCCGGCAGTATGGTCTGGGGCACAGTGACCGGCACCGACGCCACCGCGGAATTCAATGCCGCCAGAAGCCAGCGCTCCTACTATTCCAGCGCCTGGAATCAGATTTATTACAATCCGGCCACAACGTATACGCCGGCGGTGAAAGACAACGGCACCTCGATGGGTAATGCCAGCACTGGCAAGACGATCATTGATCCCTACCTGGCGGTCTCCAAGACGCTGCCAAACAGCATAGATTCAGTCTGTTACTACGATTCGACATATACGTTACCGCTCTTCGTGGCATCGACTACCGCCAGCAACTACTTTGCCAGCAACAGCAATTGCAAGGCGCAGAGCCAAACCAACAAGAACGCGCTGGCGCAATATGCGTTTTACTACAACTGGGTGGGCAGCGGCACGCCGACCGGTGTGACAAACGAGGATAACGACAATTACTACAAACGGGTGGATATTCTGTCATCGCGGAACAGTTACCCCAAAGCCGCATCCCGTACCGATTGCGCCGCGGCCTCCACTTGCACCTACGCTGAAGAAATCCAGAATTTTGCCAATTGGTTTTCGTATTATCGGACGCGCATCCTGCTGACCAAGACATCGCTCGGGATCGCCTTTTCCGGCATCAACGACCGTTTTCGCGTCGGCTTCGCAACCATCAACGACAACAGCAGCAATACCAATAGCAGCGCGGCCAACTTTGTACCACTGTCGACTTTTAGCGCAAGCCAGAAAACCGCCTGGTATGCAAAGCTGTATGCGATCAATCCGGGCGGCGGCACGCCGCTGATCAATGCATTGAATCAGGTCGGTCAATATTACATGGGCAACGGCATGGCCGGCGCCGCCAAATCCACCCCTGATCCGATCCAGTTGAAATGCCAGGCCAACTACACGATTCTTGCAACCGACGGGTATTGGAACGGCACAGTACCAAGCACGATCGGCAACATGGACAGCAAGGTACCTGCCTTGCCCGCACCGGTTTCCCATGATCCAGTATCCGGCACGGCCTTGACTCCGGGCGACCCGTTCCCGCCGCCATTTTATGAAGGGAAAACGGCGAACTCGAATTCATTGGCCGATACGGCGATGAAATATTGGATTACCGACGTCGGCGTGCGTGGCAGCAATGGTGGCACGGTCGGAAAAATCAACGCGACCTCAACCGATCCGGCCACCTGGCAGCACATGACGACGCATACCATCGGGCTGGGGGCAAACGGTACGCTCGACTATCAGTCCGACTACAAGACGGCAACCAGCGGCCATTATGTGGATATCAAAAATGGCAGCCGCAACTGGCCTGCACCGAAAGCGGATTCGGCGGAAGCGATTGACGATTTGTGGCACGCAGCGGTGAATGGTCACGGCAGCTATTTCAGCGCGAAAAATCCCAAGAGTCTGCAAGATGGCCTCAATAGCATTTTGGCGGAAATCGGCAAGGCGACAGGATCCGGCGGCAACGCTGCCGTTTCGGGAGAAGCGGGGCAAGCCACGAATGCAATTTACTATGTTCCGAGTTTTGACTCAGGCAGTTGGACCGGGCATTTGAATGCCCGCCCGGCTAATCCAGACGGCAGTATAGGAGACGTATCGAAATGGGATGCCGCGACATTGCTGCCGGACTACACGAAGCGCAACATCGTGACTTGGAATCCTTCTACGAGCAGCGCAAAAACATTTATCTGGGAGAATCTGACCTCAGGCGCCAACAGTCAGCAGGCTGCGCTGGTATCAGCCAATGTCGTGGATTACATCAAAGGTAGTTCGGCCATGGAGAAAGCCTCGAATGGTGCTGGCACAGGAATATTCCGCTATCGCCAGAATAAGCTCGGGGATATCGTCAATTCGAACCCGCTTTATGTCCAGAAAAACGATTTCGGATACTCGGCGCTGCCGGCCAGCATCGCCGGCAGTAGCACTTACGCCGCATTCCTGACAACCAAGGCGGCGCGCAAGGGCATGATCTACGTCGGTGCGAATGACGGCATGCTGCACGGCTTTGATAGCGATGGCGTCGAAAAATTCGCCTTCATACCGAACAGCGTGTATCCCAATCTGAAAACATTGAGCGATCTCAATTACGGCCATCATTATTTTGTCGATGGACCATTGGCGGAAGGCGATGCCTATATCAAAGGCGGGTGGAAAAACGTCTTGCTGGGTAGCACTGGCGCCGGCGCGCAAAGCGTCTTCGCGATAGATGTGACTACACCCGGATCACTGGATGAAAAAAGCGTTTTGTGGGAGTACAACCATTCCGCAACCGATACCGACATGGGCAATGTGCTGGGCGCACCGGCGGTGGTGCTGCTGGCGAACAATAAATGGGCCGCTATTTTCGGTAACGGCTACAACAGCGTGAGCGGCCGTGCGGTCCTGTATCTGGTCGATGTAGAGACTGGTGTTCTGATCAAAAAAATAGACACCGGCGTCGGTAGCGTGGCGTCGCCGAACGGCCTGTCGGCGCCGGCATTGCTGTTCAATGCATCGCGCCAAGTGGTTGCTGCGTATGCCGGCGACTTGCAGGGTAATCTCTGGAAATTCGATTTGAGCAGCGCCAGCGATACTGCCCAATGGGCCGGCAGTTCATTGTTTATCGCAAAAGATGGAAGCAGCACGCCGATCGCTCAGCCGATCGTGCAAACTCCGGTCATCGCTCCTCATCCATTAGGCGGGTATCTGGTGATGTTCGGTACCGGCAAATATTTTGAAACGGCAGACTTGGGCAACACCAATACGCAGAGCGTTTACGGCATTTGGGACAAGCCGGGAGCCGACGCAGTAACCGGCCGCAGCCAGTTGCAGGTGCAAACGCTGACTGCAGTGTATTCGGCAGAAGGCCAGTCGCTCGGCCGCACGCTGAGCAGCAATCCGGTGGCGTGGGGAACCAAGCGCGGCTGGTATATCGATTATCTGACCAGCGGCGAACGCACGGTTGGCACATTGCATATATTGAACGACGTGATCTTGCTGAACACATCGTTGACTCCAAATACGGCGGATCCATGCGCCGGCGGTGGCTCGTCCCAAACTCTAGGGCGAATTTTCTGA
- a CDS encoding type IV pilus modification PilV family protein — protein MPMKTMYSKRLNQSGMSLIEVLISMLIFSFAILGLVGLQANAVKISFGAEDRTRAALMANEIIATMWTQKTLSPSTTTWQSRLSNPAVSGLPGSATGKVSAADANGVVTITITWQEPSSKTTDSYITQVAMP, from the coding sequence ATGCCCATGAAGACCATGTACTCCAAACGCCTTAACCAGTCAGGCATGTCGCTGATTGAAGTATTGATCTCCATGCTGATCTTTTCATTCGCCATCCTCGGATTGGTCGGCTTGCAGGCGAACGCCGTCAAGATTTCATTCGGTGCAGAAGACCGCACGCGGGCGGCCCTGATGGCAAACGAAATCATTGCAACGATGTGGACGCAAAAAACACTTTCACCATCGACGACTACGTGGCAATCGCGCTTGTCGAATCCGGCAGTTTCCGGGCTACCCGGAAGTGCGACGGGGAAGGTCAGTGCGGCAGATGCGAATGGTGTGGTGACGATCACCATCACTTGGCAGGAGCCGTCGAGCAAAACTACAGACAGTTATATTACCCAGGTTGCCATGCCATGA
- a CDS encoding type IV pilin protein, with amino-acid sequence MYANSFQRTSRAQSGFTLIEVMIVVAIVAILAAIALPSYSDYVLRGKLVEATNILSATRANMEQYYQDNRTYQTAGTIISPCDKTSMTTLSGSLKNFSIACVSTATSYTITATGTNAASGFTFSIDDANVQASSVAAPAPWPAASYTCWVTKRGMTC; translated from the coding sequence ATGTACGCCAATTCATTTCAACGCACATCGCGTGCGCAATCGGGCTTCACACTCATCGAAGTCATGATTGTGGTGGCGATCGTTGCGATCCTGGCGGCAATCGCCTTGCCTAGTTACAGTGATTACGTGCTGCGCGGGAAGCTCGTCGAGGCGACCAATATCTTGTCGGCGACACGCGCCAATATGGAACAGTACTATCAGGACAATCGTACCTATCAAACCGCCGGGACCATTATTTCACCTTGCGATAAGACTAGCATGACTACGCTGAGCGGCAGCCTCAAAAATTTTTCGATCGCTTGTGTATCTACAGCCACAAGCTACACCATTACCGCTACCGGTACCAACGCCGCCAGTGGTTTCACTTTTTCGATCGATGATGCCAATGTACAGGCATCAAGCGTCGCCGCCCCAGCCCCATGGCCGGCAGCAAGCTATACCTGCTGGGTAACCAAGAGAGGCATGACGTGCTAA
- a CDS encoding PilW family protein, translating to MSQLLLARKRQDGFSLIELMVVIAIVLVMSLAIFGVMSTSEGKKRTLTSVNDIDQSGNFAMYQLEKTVRIAGSGFSQSYVQSFGCQLFAKQTTNGVILPFSGATMAQPFNTLNAALGGTFVLAPAIIAKNATTPGMSGSTSDALIIMSGSAGYGEVPTAFTNSPTSAQLNLQSTLSFKPNDLVLVVDQAGSSGALPCMIQQVDSAYTASTNATALPLAGTYYASSIKAKGGAIRNLTDYSNNALAMGIGNSARNPPSFQLLGVGDNNVLFQYDLLQGGTYDTAIPTADGVFEMHALYGVDTNNDGLVDKWVDPSTTGYDYATLESGTVAANNTLLTIKAIRIGLIMRTSLQEKAPVSPAPPATTGPLTLFSDLGKTLTYTRTLTTAEQNYRYRTIESTIPLRNSLLLN from the coding sequence ATGAGCCAGTTACTTCTTGCCCGCAAGCGCCAGGACGGATTTAGTCTGATCGAATTGATGGTGGTGATCGCGATCGTCTTGGTCATGTCGCTTGCAATTTTTGGCGTGATGTCGACCAGCGAAGGAAAAAAACGCACGCTGACTTCAGTGAACGATATTGATCAGTCGGGCAATTTCGCGATGTATCAGCTGGAGAAGACAGTACGCATTGCAGGCTCCGGGTTTTCGCAGAGCTATGTGCAATCGTTCGGATGCCAGTTGTTCGCCAAGCAGACAACCAATGGCGTGATCCTGCCATTTAGCGGGGCCACCATGGCACAGCCATTCAATACGTTGAATGCAGCTCTTGGAGGAACGTTCGTGCTGGCGCCAGCCATTATCGCGAAGAATGCAACCACTCCTGGTATGAGCGGCAGTACATCCGATGCCCTGATCATCATGTCAGGTTCGGCTGGCTATGGCGAGGTACCGACGGCATTCACCAATTCTCCGACCTCGGCACAGCTTAATTTACAAAGCACTTTGTCCTTCAAGCCAAATGATCTTGTCCTGGTTGTCGATCAGGCCGGTAGCTCAGGAGCGTTGCCTTGCATGATTCAACAGGTGGACTCCGCTTATACGGCTAGCACGAACGCCACGGCACTACCGCTGGCGGGTACCTACTACGCAAGTTCGATCAAGGCTAAAGGTGGTGCGATCAGAAATCTGACGGATTATTCCAATAACGCCCTTGCCATGGGTATTGGCAATAGTGCGCGTAACCCGCCATCATTCCAGCTGCTTGGTGTGGGGGACAACAACGTATTGTTTCAATACGATTTGCTGCAGGGCGGAACTTACGATACTGCGATCCCAACCGCAGACGGTGTTTTTGAAATGCATGCACTGTACGGTGTGGACACAAATAACGATGGTCTGGTTGATAAATGGGTAGATCCGTCGACGACGGGTTATGACTATGCCACGCTGGAAAGCGGAACGGTCGCCGCAAATAACACGTTGCTGACAATCAAGGCGATTCGCATCGGCTTGATCATGCGCACTTCGCTGCAGGAAAAGGCCCCAGTATCGCCCGCCCCACCTGCGACAACAGGGCCGTTAACCTTGTTTTCGGATTTGGGCAAGACGCTCACATACACGCGAACTCTGACCACTGCAGAGCAAAATTATCGATATCGGACCATCGAATCGACCATCCCACTTCGCAATTCACTGCTATTAAATTAA
- a CDS encoding prepilin-type N-terminal cleavage/methylation domain-containing protein: MLKRSLSRDERGFTLIELGVTLTVMTILLLMVVPSFVGWMNNSKVRSVAEGLQNGLRAAQAEAIRRSHQTAFVLTGAAPKVDTPASTTGSGSNWYIEVLPVYTGETVDTPFVEGGSFSNLAPGVNITATPAAASLVCFNSMGRLVANNDATTTKNFGTTCTAPTGNITYDVTLTGATHPLRVLVGLGGQVRMCDTTRTLSPTVPDGCP; the protein is encoded by the coding sequence GTGCTAAAGCGATCCCTTTCCCGGGATGAACGCGGCTTTACGCTGATAGAGCTCGGGGTGACATTGACGGTGATGACGATCTTGCTGCTGATGGTAGTGCCGTCATTCGTCGGCTGGATGAACAACTCAAAGGTGCGTAGCGTTGCCGAGGGATTGCAAAACGGTTTGCGCGCGGCGCAGGCTGAAGCGATCCGACGCAGCCATCAGACTGCTTTCGTGCTGACTGGCGCGGCGCCGAAGGTCGATACTCCTGCCAGTACAACCGGTAGTGGCAGCAATTGGTATATCGAGGTCTTACCCGTCTATACCGGAGAGACTGTCGATACCCCTTTTGTTGAAGGGGGTTCCTTCAGCAATTTGGCCCCGGGCGTGAACATTACCGCCACGCCGGCTGCAGCTTCCCTGGTCTGCTTCAATTCGATGGGGCGGCTGGTTGCCAATAATGATGCAACCACTACGAAGAATTTTGGAACAACCTGCACGGCTCCTACCGGGAACATTACCTATGATGTCACGCTCACCGGTGCGACGCATCCGCTGCGGGTGCTGGTGGGGCTTGGCGGACAAGTGCGCATGTGTGACACCACAAGGACATTGAGCCCAACAGTTCCGGACGGATGCCCATGA
- a CDS encoding pilus assembly protein, whose protein sequence is MKIRFGAFGYLYDNSIQRDGGVLRANIKYIGPQQPVPGSPNITNPLAEWSATDGTFVVNPNPLDASASGVSNSGVMNYLNKFGEAAQNYKTYDPVSELYYAAIRYYKHLGDVSTYSSIPSGSSAMLDGFPVITGSSTDQSKVSGWVDPIIYSCQKNFILGIGDVNTHADANLPGSTIGNTTYETATRPTDTTVDVTKATNMVGTLEGLGTAATKTAPFVPLGQMYLGDSATYFIAGLAYDSHVNDIRPNDFKNAKGVKTGIQTISTYWLDVQEYQTYKNNNQFYLATKYGGFTVPKNFAPYASTNALNTLTISGTPATTTALTDAMWHTTTDTVGSNKRPDNYFSAGQADKMVSGLQSAFSNIANAITASGSAFSSTSPNIPSGSLSYATQYSDNWTGDVIASTVTYDANGNPTYGTPPVWDARNVLQTQTSRQIVTCCTTAGAGLPFQDANLKDATQLNARTNYASFANVSGVGATSQSAVNYLAYLRGNQSLEVSKTGGIYRTRSFLLGDIVDSKVNPVAAPASPFSDSTNIGYAAFKSKYKSRSTVVYVGANDGMMHAFDGSSSTTTGGSELFAYVPSFVYGTTATAPTSGLASLGRLDFTHHYLVDGTPQVFDIDTQYTSSATGTLTASTATTATWKSILIGGLGKGGQGYYAIDVTDPTAWTSETNVASKVLWEFTTTHMGYSYGDPVVVKTKKYGWVAILTSGYNNDDGVGYFFIVNPANGALLETVSTGAGSTTSPAGLAHASAYVPDFTDGTADSVYAGDLLGNVWRLDLTPSSGTYAAPTQIATLTDKSGTAQPITTPPLIEVQPNAYKRYVLIGTGRLLSFTDVPSTQTQTFYAIVDGTSGSGAFYTSSTLPKGITFPVTRSNMIANTDDTQAITPDTAKPMGWYLDLSAGELVNIPPAANSGIVTFAANLPGGDVCSGSGSNEIYVLNFGSGQSVATDSSGNVITSNTSLTGLITDVEIINVGGKLRVQAGNSSGQVSNVPGALGGANTLKRLNWREIPTSD, encoded by the coding sequence ATGAAAATTCGATTCGGTGCCTTTGGCTACTTATATGACAATTCGATTCAACGTGACGGTGGGGTGTTGCGTGCGAATATTAAATATATCGGCCCGCAACAACCGGTGCCGGGATCGCCAAATATTACAAATCCCTTAGCTGAATGGAGTGCCACAGATGGTACTTTCGTTGTTAATCCCAACCCGCTGGATGCCTCGGCCTCGGGTGTGAGTAATAGCGGTGTCATGAACTATCTGAATAAATTTGGCGAAGCTGCCCAGAATTACAAGACTTATGATCCGGTGAGTGAACTGTATTACGCGGCGATTCGCTATTACAAGCATTTGGGAGATGTGTCGACGTATTCGTCGATCCCCTCTGGCTCATCAGCAATGCTGGACGGTTTCCCTGTGATTACGGGATCAAGCACGGATCAATCTAAAGTATCAGGGTGGGTCGATCCAATCATTTATAGCTGCCAAAAGAATTTTATTCTGGGTATCGGTGACGTCAACACCCATGCGGATGCGAATTTGCCGGGAAGTACCATCGGCAATACTACCTATGAGACAGCGACTAGGCCAACGGATACGACGGTCGACGTGACGAAGGCAACCAACATGGTTGGTACCCTGGAAGGGTTGGGTACTGCCGCCACCAAAACGGCTCCTTTCGTTCCACTCGGACAGATGTATCTGGGGGATTCCGCAACTTATTTCATCGCGGGCCTTGCCTATGATTCGCATGTCAACGATATACGGCCAAACGACTTTAAGAATGCAAAGGGAGTCAAGACCGGGATACAAACTATTTCGACTTACTGGTTGGATGTGCAGGAATATCAGACGTATAAAAATAATAATCAATTTTACCTGGCGACGAAATATGGTGGATTCACAGTTCCTAAGAATTTCGCTCCATACGCCTCGACCAATGCCCTGAATACGTTAACCATTAGCGGTACTCCGGCGACAACAACTGCGTTGACTGATGCGATGTGGCACACCACGACCGACACGGTTGGCAGCAATAAGCGTCCAGATAACTATTTCAGTGCCGGACAGGCGGATAAAATGGTCAGTGGTTTGCAATCGGCATTTTCCAATATTGCCAATGCAATTACGGCATCCGGCAGCGCCTTCTCAAGCACTTCGCCAAATATTCCTTCAGGCAGCCTAAGTTATGCGACGCAATATTCGGATAACTGGACCGGGGATGTAATTGCCAGTACCGTGACTTACGATGCAAATGGCAATCCAACCTATGGCACGCCGCCGGTATGGGACGCAAGGAATGTACTGCAAACGCAAACCAGCCGGCAAATTGTCACTTGCTGTACAACCGCCGGTGCTGGCTTGCCTTTCCAAGATGCCAATTTGAAAGATGCAACGCAACTGAATGCTCGCACCAACTATGCGTCATTCGCCAACGTCAGCGGAGTGGGCGCCACCTCGCAATCCGCCGTGAATTACCTGGCCTATTTGCGTGGCAACCAGAGTCTCGAAGTCAGTAAGACAGGCGGCATATATCGGACGCGTTCATTTTTGTTGGGCGACATTGTTGATTCCAAGGTGAATCCTGTTGCCGCTCCGGCCAGTCCGTTCTCGGACAGTACGAATATCGGTTACGCTGCATTCAAGAGCAAATACAAAAGCCGCTCTACCGTGGTATATGTTGGCGCCAATGACGGTATGATGCATGCCTTTGACGGGTCATCAAGCACTACCACGGGCGGTTCCGAGTTGTTTGCTTACGTTCCGAGTTTCGTATATGGCACCACAGCGACTGCGCCGACGAGCGGATTGGCATCCCTGGGGCGCCTGGATTTCACGCATCATTACCTTGTGGATGGCACGCCGCAGGTCTTTGATATTGATACCCAATATACTTCATCTGCGACAGGTACCCTGACTGCTTCCACAGCCACGACCGCAACCTGGAAATCTATTCTGATTGGCGGGCTTGGGAAAGGTGGCCAAGGGTACTATGCGATAGACGTTACCGACCCCACCGCCTGGACCAGTGAAACCAATGTTGCCAGCAAAGTCTTGTGGGAGTTCACAACGACTCATATGGGGTACTCATATGGCGATCCGGTCGTGGTTAAAACCAAAAAGTATGGCTGGGTAGCGATCTTGACTTCCGGTTATAACAACGATGATGGCGTCGGTTATTTCTTTATCGTCAATCCGGCAAACGGCGCGTTGCTGGAGACTGTATCTACCGGCGCAGGTTCAACCACCAGCCCAGCTGGGCTGGCACACGCTTCCGCATACGTTCCAGATTTTACTGACGGTACCGCTGATTCGGTCTATGCGGGCGACTTGCTGGGGAATGTGTGGAGACTTGATTTGACGCCTTCTTCCGGCACGTATGCCGCGCCAACCCAAATTGCCACTTTGACTGACAAGTCAGGTACTGCGCAGCCTATAACAACGCCGCCACTCATCGAGGTCCAACCTAATGCCTACAAGCGCTATGTGCTGATTGGCACCGGCCGCCTGCTCTCATTTACTGATGTGCCAAGTACCCAGACCCAGACTTTCTATGCGATCGTGGATGGTACGTCTGGTTCGGGTGCCTTTTACACTTCATCTACTTTGCCTAAAGGCATTACGTTCCCTGTGACTCGCAGCAATATGATTGCAAACACCGATGATACTCAGGCGATCACTCCGGATACGGCAAAGCCCATGGGTTGGTACCTCGATCTGAGTGCAGGGGAACTTGTCAATATTCCACCAGCAGCCAATTCAGGTATTGTCACCTTTGCAGCCAATCTGCCGGGCGGCGATGTCTGCAGTGGCTCTGGCAGTAATGAGATTTATGTGCTCAATTTTGGCTCAGGCCAGTCCGTGGCAACCGATAGTAGCGGGAATGTCATTACCAGCAACACTTCGCTCACGGGCTTGATCACAGATGTTGAAATTATTAATGTTGGAGGTAAGCTACGTGTGCAAGCTGGTAATTCCTCGGGGCAGGTTAGCAACGTCCCAGGTGCATTGGGTGGTGCAAATACCCTGAAACGTCTGAATTGGCGTGAAATTCCTACCTCAGACTAA
- a CDS encoding type IV pilin protein translates to MKYSNASSMQRGFTLIELMVVVAVVAILAAIAVPSYTQYVQRGYRAQAMATLLKHANWMQQQYTVNSSYRQPDGSALSLPVVSDGGTRYAYKINASTNSTFELTATPTPNDKCGTFSLDNSGKRGVTGGRAPAASVADCWAGR, encoded by the coding sequence ATGAAATACAGCAATGCTTCATCGATGCAACGCGGCTTCACCTTGATTGAGCTCATGGTCGTGGTGGCAGTGGTTGCCATCCTGGCGGCGATTGCCGTACCGAGCTACACACAATATGTGCAACGCGGTTACCGCGCCCAAGCGATGGCGACATTGCTGAAACACGCCAATTGGATGCAGCAGCAGTACACGGTCAACAGCAGCTATCGTCAGCCGGATGGGTCGGCTCTCTCGTTGCCGGTGGTTTCCGACGGTGGCACAAGATACGCATACAAGATCAATGCTTCGACCAACAGTACGTTCGAGCTCACGGCTACGCCGACGCCAAACGATAAATGCGGAACTTTCTCGCTGGATAACAGCGGCAAAAGGGGAGTTACGGGTGGAAGGGCACCGGCGGCGTCTGTTGCAGATTGCTGGGCTGGACGCTAG
- a CDS encoding pilus assembly PilX family protein, with translation MAYTKFPQSGIALPMVLIFLVLMMLIGAVAIRNVTLDEKMAANSRNHQLAFQAAEKGLRHCEIGAQKNKIAAKVGDVEKALAVMFTPKSANGNAWDTWPATAPTTVTLSLSSGAAQCIIEYVSDTIALGVTQAKRDLNVKVYRITAFGADAAFATANAKVMLQSYLKF, from the coding sequence ATGGCATATACAAAATTTCCGCAATCCGGCATTGCGCTGCCGATGGTGTTGATTTTTCTGGTCCTGATGATGCTGATTGGCGCGGTCGCGATCCGCAACGTGACGCTGGATGAAAAAATGGCGGCCAATTCGCGGAATCACCAGTTGGCCTTCCAGGCTGCCGAAAAGGGCTTGCGTCATTGTGAAATCGGCGCGCAGAAAAACAAGATCGCAGCGAAGGTCGGCGATGTCGAGAAAGCGCTCGCCGTCATGTTCACGCCGAAAAGCGCCAACGGCAATGCGTGGGATACGTGGCCCGCAACAGCGCCGACAACGGTCACCTTGTCGCTATCCAGCGGCGCCGCACAATGCATCATCGAATACGTCAGCGACACCATCGCGCTTGGGGTAACGCAAGCCAAACGGGATTTGAACGTCAAGGTCTATCGGATTACCGCTTTTGGCGCTGACGCCGCGTTTGCAACGGCGAATGCAAAAGTCATGCTGCAAAGCTATTTAAAATTCTGA